A part of Thermoanaerobaculia bacterium genomic DNA contains:
- a CDS encoding PTS sugar transporter subunit IIA, giving the protein MTIKQLAGYLSVNDRTVLKLVSDGVLPGVKVGNQWRFRKAMIDIWLDDQMLGVMPRYLDPPKLNGSPRRMLELASCFQPDHIIPELEAETKNTVVEELAELAARLGLIGDKTWFVGALIQRENVMPSAMGNGIAFLHTLRRNPQQVVRPFMILGRSRDGIDFDALDGGLTHLFFVLGLKFEELYLPWLYKLSQMFADKDAVLAIMKAPNAGAIFEAVAAAERRLEPDAKASHR; this is encoded by the coding sequence ATGACGATCAAGCAGCTCGCCGGGTACCTGAGCGTCAACGATCGCACGGTGCTCAAGCTGGTCTCCGATGGAGTACTTCCCGGCGTAAAAGTCGGAAATCAATGGCGGTTCCGGAAGGCGATGATCGACATCTGGTTGGATGACCAGATGCTTGGGGTCATGCCCCGGTACCTGGATCCGCCGAAGCTGAACGGGTCGCCGAGGCGAATGCTCGAGCTCGCGAGCTGCTTTCAGCCAGATCACATCATTCCCGAGCTCGAAGCGGAAACCAAGAATACCGTTGTCGAAGAGCTGGCCGAGTTGGCGGCCCGATTGGGTCTCATCGGTGACAAGACGTGGTTCGTGGGCGCGCTCATCCAACGTGAGAACGTCATGCCGAGCGCCATGGGCAACGGCATCGCCTTTCTTCACACGCTCCGGCGCAACCCGCAGCAGGTCGTGCGGCCGTTCATGATTCTCGGCCGATCGCGTGATGGAATTGATTTCGACGCGCTCGACGGCGGACTCACCCATCTCTTCTTCGTCCTGGGCCTGAAGTTCGAAGAGCTGTACCTGCCATGGCTGTACAAGCTCTCGCAGATGTTCGCGGACAAGGACGCGGTGCTCGCCATCATGAAGGCACCCAATGCCGGCGCAATCTTCGAGGCCGTCGCCGCGGCGGAACGCCGGCTCGAGCCGGACGCGAAGGCCTCGCACCGATGA